Proteins encoded in a region of the Ptychodera flava strain L36383 chromosome 4, AS_Pfla_20210202, whole genome shotgun sequence genome:
- the LOC139132300 gene encoding sushi, von Willebrand factor type A, EGF and pentraxin domain-containing protein 1-like: MTLTFTLHAKYFAYVDSTSEKEVDGFQCVCNNGYSGQFCEIPPDHCADNPCQNGGLCGQGDESAVCSCPSGFSGLFCEIDMNECQSSPCMNGAICEDGEDSYQCNCAAGFAGHDCDVNINDCLHEQCQNGASCVDLIDGFMCQCPPSYTGQYCERELSSDFNLVFRRRVTTDYATLDRYTLPDMEAFTIGFWLRTDSDSGTVLSYATTVDGTTQDNAIVVGFFGDFKFQLNGETMYVDLTIDDGTWHYVVVTWTNQDGELKFYFDGVLASQRQHLQEGAVIPGGGVLILGQEQDELGGGFSPPESLVADLSRLNIWSFVLSELDIMQLSSHCEDKIGDLAAWPDFVLNRMAEVELVSPSNFCSDVDQCLPNPCENGGTCHDSVSDFVCECPSGYAGDTCTQRALHCNPDVCNNGRCRDQGDSYVCDCHIGFTGDHCEVEINECQSQPCQNGGTCTDSIGHFVCQCPTGYNGSQCENEIICDTPPTAQHSDARIQPGDFVVGTRVRYFCQQGYAPSTPTMTLTCDNNGQWSGDHPSCHDIDECASGEHECQHVCRNSLGSYVCECHPGFVLDDDGKHCKEINCGPIGTLENGDVTATGSKMGDAITFTCNQGFRLVDTEFQECEENGKWSGTRPYCQPII, translated from the exons ATGACGCTAACTTTTACCCTGCACGCCAAATATTTTGCCTACGTAGATTCAACGAGTGAAAAAGAG GTGGACGgttttcaatgtgtttgcaACAATGGTTACAGCGGTCAGTTTTGTGAGATTCCACCAGACCACTGTGCTGACAACCCGTGTCAAAATGGCGGACTTTGTGGCCAAGGCGACGAAAGCGCCGTCTGTTCATGCCCCAGTGGATTCAGTGGTCTtttctgtgaaattgatatgaATGAGTGTCAGTCAAGTCCATGTATGAACGGAGCGAT ATGTGAAGATGGCGAAGACTCGTACCAATGCAACTGTGCGGCAGGATTCGCAGGACATGATTGTGACGTCAATATCAATGATTGCCTGCATGAACAGTGTCAGAATGGCGCCAGTTGTGTTGATTTGATCGATGGATTTATGTGTCAGTGTCCGCCGTCATATACTGGTCAGTATTGTGAACGAG AACTTTCCAGTGATTTCAATCTCGTCTTCCGTCGACGCGTTACAACTGATTATGCTACCCTGGACCGTTACACGTTGCCCGATATGGAAGCTTTCACAATCGGCTTCTGGTTGCGTACCGACAGTGACTCTGGCACGGTTCTCTCATATGCCACCACTGTCGATGGAACGACACAAGACAACGCCATCGTTGTGGGTTTCTTCGGTGACTTCAAGTTTCAGCTGAACGGGGAAACCATGTACGTGGACTTGACAATCGACGACGGGACATGGCATTACGTTGTAGTCACGTGGACTAATCAAG ATGGTGAACTGAAGTTTTATTTTGACGGTGTCTTGGCAAGTCAACGCCAACATTTGCAAGAGGGCGCTGTAATACCTGGAGGCGGCGTTTTGATTCTTGGGCAGGAACAGGATGAACTTGGTGGTGGCTTCAGCCCTCCGGAATCGCTCGTTGCTGATCTCAGCAG GCTCAACATTTGGAGCTTTGTTCTCAGTGAACTCGACATCATGCAATTGTCCAGTCACTGTGAAGACAAGATCGGTGATTTGGCTGCGTGGCCAGATTTTGTCCTCAACAGAATGGCAGAAGTTGAACTTGTGTCACCATCGAACTTCTGCTCAG ATGTTGATCAATGTCTGCCAAATCCATGTGAAAATGGCGGAACATGTCACGACAGTGTTAGCGACTTCGTGTGTGAGTGTCCTTCTGGCTATGCTGGAGATACCTGTACTCAGAGGGCGCTTCATTGTAATCCTGACGTTTGCAATAACGGCAGGTGTCGTGACCAAGGCGATAGCTACGTATGTGACTGTCATATCGGTTTCACAG GAGACCACTGTGAAGTTGAAATAAACGAATGCCAATCGCAACCTTGTCAAAATGGCGGTACCTGTACTGACAGCATCGGCCATTTCGTCTGCCAGTGTCCAACAGGGTATAATGGTAGtcaatgtgaaaatg aaatcatATGTGACACTCCTCCAACCGCTCAACACTCTGATGCCCGGATACAGCCAGGTGACTTCGTTGTTGGTACGCGCGTTAGGTACTTCTGTCAGCAGGGTTACGCGCCCTCTACGCCGACAATGACTCTCACATGTGATAACAATGGCCAGTGGAGCGGTGATCATCCGAGCTGCCATG atattgatgaatgtgcAAGTGGAGAACATGAATGTCAACACGTCTGCAGGAACTCGCTTGGAAGTTACGTCTGTGAGTGTCATCCAGGATTTGTGTTGGACGACGATGGAAAACATTGTAAAG AAATTAATTGCGGCCCAATCGGCACTTTGGAGAATGGTGACGTCACAGCAACAGGGAGTAAAATGGGTGATGCcataacatttacatgtaaccaAGGATTTCGACTCGTTGACACGGAATTTCAAGAGTGCGAAGAGAACGGAAAGTGGTCCGGAACGAGGCCATATTGTCAACCTATCATTTAG